Proteins encoded together in one Salifodinibacter halophilus window:
- a CDS encoding polysaccharide deacetylase has product PAGTPSVPPTSESPVPTPRFSYDDPSVDAAGDPLSVAFNSRERFRDAGWLVDDFEDERLWGTFAGRYAVEEDVVYCGSQSLR; this is encoded by the coding sequence CCGGCCGGCACGCCTTCGGTACCTCCGACGAGCGAGTCACCGGTTCCGACCCCACGGTTCAGCTACGACGACCCCAGCGTCGACGCGGCGGGCGACCCGCTGTCGGTCGCGTTCAACAGTCGAGAACGGTTCAGAGACGCGGGCTGGCTCGTCGACGACTTCGAAGACGAGCGGCTCTGGGGGACGTTCGCGGGACGGTACGCCGTCGAAGAAGACGTCGTCTACTGCGGGTCGCAGTCGCTCCGCC